One Mya arenaria isolate MELC-2E11 chromosome 5, ASM2691426v1 genomic window carries:
- the LOC128236231 gene encoding snaclec crotocetin-like — translation MMKSASLIVLMVMVMLLGITYASKCPNGMSEYNGACYEVHEGSRSFPEALRYCTDRGYYLANINAEIELDHINTLLGGRRFKHLEGYWIGGFWNVKRNVWQWYHVDNNGNDVYTDLTPDNTDASWFARGEPTEGRDNFMFPENRLMLRANGKISSETLMNQVGFICETSRK, via the exons ATGATGAAATCAGCTTCTCTAATCGTTCTcatggtgatggtgatgttgCTAGGCATCACATATGCTAGCAAGTGTCCGAATGGAATGTCCGAATACAATGGCGCCTGTTATGAGGTTCACGAGGGATCAAGGTCGTTCCCGGAAGCTCTGAGGTACTGCACAGACAGGGGATATTACTTGGCCAACATAAACGCAGAAATAGAACTCGATCATATTAATACACTACTAGGGGGCCGACGGTTCAAAC aTTTGGAAGGCTACTGGATTGGTGGCTTTTGGAACGTTAAACGCAATGTGTGGCAGTGGTATCACGTTGACAACAACGGAAACGACGTCTACACTGACCTCACCCCTGACAACACGGACGCGTCATGGTTCGCTCGCGGCGAGCCGACAGAAGGACGGGATAACTTCATGTTTCCGGAAAATCGGCTCATGCTTCGAGCAAATGGAAAAATTTCCTCTGAAACACTTATGAACCAAGTCGGATTCATTTGTGAAACAAGTAGAAAGTAG